Below is a window of Leisingera sp. S132 DNA.
AGATCTGGGTGTGCTGCTGTTTGAGCGCCTTGGCCGCGCTCTGGCGCTGACAGATGCGGGACAGGAGCTGCTGGCCCACAGCCGCAAGATGGGTGAGGCTGCCGATGGCTTGTCGCTCGCCGCAACAGGGCAGGCGCACTCCATCGAAGGCACCATCAGGATCACCGCCAGCGACATCATGTCCGCCCATGTGCTGCCAGCGGTGCTGCAGCAGCTCCGCCAGCGGGCGCCGCGGCTGACGATCGACGTGGTGGCCGCCAATGACATCCGCGACCTGATGCGGCGTGAGGCGGATATCGCCATCCGCCACGTCCGCCCCGAACAGCCGGAGCTGATTGCCCGGCTGGTGCAGGAGGCCACCGGCCATTTCTATGCCGCCAAATCCTATTTGGACCGGCGCGGGCGTCCGCAAACCCTTGCGGACCTGGCAGACCATGACTTTGTCAGCTTCGGCGACGCCAGCCGGATGATCGAGTATCTGGTGCCGATGGGAATCCCGATCACGCCGGATAACTTCCGGATCGGCTCCAACAGCGGCCTGGTGGCCTGGGAACTGGTGCGGCAGGGCTTCGGTGTCACTCCGATGTCGGATGAAGCCGCTGCCGCTGCGCCCGAGGTTGAGCGGCTTCTGCCCGGCAGCGATGCCATCACCTTCCCGGTTTGGCTCACCACGCACCGCGAGCTGCACACCAGCCGCCGGATCCGGCTGGTGTTCGATCTGCTGGCAGAGTTCTTTGCCAGCAGGTGACAGGAATGGCGGCGCCCGTAAGGTGCGCCGCCCAAAAATTTTCCTCAAAACTTTTGCCAAGGCTTTTTCTCAAAAGCCTTGGGCCCGCAGTTACCCGCGCAGGGTGCCGCCGGTCGCCTTGGTCACCTTGGCGATGATCTTTTCGCTTACCGCCTCGATGTCCTTCTCCTTCAGCGTCTGATCGCTAGGCTGCAGCCGCACGGTGATCGCCAGCGACTTCTTGCCCTCGCCCAGGGAGCCGCCGATGAATTCGTCAAAGACGCGCACGTCTTCAATCAGCGCCTTGTCGGCCCCGGCCGCGGCATTGACGAGGGTCAGCGCTTCAACGCTGTCGTCAACGACAAAGGCAAAGTCCCGCTCCACCGCCTGCAGGTCGCTGATTGCCAGCGCCGGACGGGTCGCTGAGGATTTGCGCGGCAACGGAATTTCATCCGGATAGATGGTGAAGGCCACGGCAGCCCCCTTGATGCCCATCTCCTTCAGCACTTTCGGGTGCAGCTCGCCAAAGACGCCCAGCGTCTTCTTCGGCCCCAGGCAGATGCGGCCATGGCGGCCCGGGTGCCACCAGGCGGCACCTTCGCGCAGGACCTGCACCTTGGCCGGTGCGCCAATGGCAGCCAGTACCGCTTCAATATCAGCCTTGGCATCATAGAGATCCACCGCGCGCGAGGCGCCATGCACGTCCTTGGGCCCGGTACGGCCCACCAAGAGGCCTGCGATCTGATTGACCTGCTCGCCCGGCTCGCCGCCGGTGAAGGCAGGGCCGGCCTCAAACAGCGCCAGGTCCATGAAACCGCGCGCCTGGTTGCGGGCTGCCGCCTGCAAGAGGCCAGCCAGCAGATCGGGACGCATATGCGACATCTCTGATGAGATCGGGTTGGCCAGCATGGTGGCGTCATCGCCGCCGCCGAACAGCGCTGCGGAGGCCTTGTCGATAAAGCTGTAGCTGACAACTTCGTTATAGCCGAGGCTGGCGCAGGTGCGGCGCGCCATTTGCTGGCGCCGCTGCTGCGGGGTCATCACCGGCTTGGGGATGCCATCGGTCAGCCGCGGCAGCGGTTTACCTTGCAGCTTGGTCAGCGACGCGATCCGCGCGACTTCTTCCACCAGGTCGGCCTCGCCCTGCACGTCCGGGCGCCAGCTGGGCACATGCGCCATGCTGCCCTCCAGGCGGAAGCCCAGGCGGGTCAGGGTCTGGCGCTGGTCGCTTTCCGGGATCTCCATCCCGACCAGCGACTGCACCCGGTCGGCGTCCAGCTTGTAGGCGCGGGAATGATCCGGCACGTCGCCCGCGATCACCACCTCCGACGGCTCACCGCCGCACAGGTCCAGGATCATCTGGGTCGCCCGGTGCAGGCCCTCGATGGTGTATTCCGGATCGACGCCACGCTCAAAGCGGTAGCGCGCGTCAGAGTTTATCTTGAGCGCGCGGCCCGCCATGGCGATCTGCACGTGATCCCAGAACGCGCTCTCCAGGAACACATCCACGGTTTCCTCGGTGCAGCCGGTCTTTTCGCCGCCCATGATGCCGCCGATGCTCTCGGGGCCATTGGCGTCGGAGATCACCATCTGGCCCGCGCCAAAGGTGTATTCTTTCTCGTCCAGCGCTTTCAGCGTCTCGCCGCCAGCCGCGCGGTGCACCCGCAGGTCGCCGGAGACCTTGGCCGCGTCAAACACATGCAGCGGGCGGTTCTGGTCGAAGGTGAAGAAGTTGGTGATGTCCACCAGCGCCGAAATCGGGCGCAGGCCAATCGCCTTCAGCCGGTCTTGCAGCCACTGCGGGCTGGGGCCGTTCTTCACGCCCTTGACCATCCGGCCCGCAAACAGCGGGCAGCCGTCCAGCGTATCGGCGTCGATCGTGACCTTGACCGGGCTTGCGAAGTCACCCGGGATCGCTTCAAAGGCGCGGGTCTTGAGGGTGCCGAGGCCACGCGCCGCCAGATCGCGGGCAATGCCGTAGACGCCCAGCGCATCGGGGCGGTTCGGAGTGATCGCGATTTCGATCACCGGATCGACCTTGGCCGGATCGTTCTCCGCCAGCCAATCCACGAATTTGTCGCCAACCGCGCCGGAGGGCAGCTCGATGATACCGTCATGCTCCTCCGACAGCTCCAGCTCGCGCTCAGAGGCCATCATGCCAAAGCTCTCGACGCCGCGGATCTTGCCGACGCCGATGGTGATGTCGAGGCCCGGGATATACATGCCCGGCTTGCAGACCACCACGGTGATGCCTTCGCGCGCGTTCGGCGCGCCGCAGATAATCTGCAGCTCGCCCTCATCGGTGTCCACCTTGCAGACCCGCAGCTTGTCGGCATCCGGATGCTTCTCGGCGTGTTTCACATAGCCAAGGGTAAAAT
It encodes the following:
- a CDS encoding LysR family transcriptional regulator produces the protein MMSPDWNHIRAFLATAETGSLSAAARKLGLTQPTLSRQVAALEADLGVLLFERLGRALALTDAGQELLAHSRKMGEAADGLSLAATGQAHSIEGTIRITASDIMSAHVLPAVLQQLRQRAPRLTIDVVAANDIRDLMRREADIAIRHVRPEQPELIARLVQEATGHFYAAKSYLDRRGRPQTLADLADHDFVSFGDASRMIEYLVPMGIPITPDNFRIGSNSGLVAWELVRQGFGVTPMSDEAAAAAPEVERLLPGSDAITFPVWLTTHRELHTSRRIRLVFDLLAEFFASR
- the pheT gene encoding phenylalanine--tRNA ligase subunit beta translates to MKFTLSWLKDHLDTDASVEEITDALTDLGLEVEGVVNPADALKDFTLGYVKHAEKHPDADKLRVCKVDTDEGELQIICGAPNAREGITVVVCKPGMYIPGLDITIGVGKIRGVESFGMMASERELELSEEHDGIIELPSGAVGDKFVDWLAENDPAKVDPVIEIAITPNRPDALGVYGIARDLAARGLGTLKTRAFEAIPGDFASPVKVTIDADTLDGCPLFAGRMVKGVKNGPSPQWLQDRLKAIGLRPISALVDITNFFTFDQNRPLHVFDAAKVSGDLRVHRAAGGETLKALDEKEYTFGAGQMVISDANGPESIGGIMGGEKTGCTEETVDVFLESAFWDHVQIAMAGRALKINSDARYRFERGVDPEYTIEGLHRATQMILDLCGGEPSEVVIAGDVPDHSRAYKLDADRVQSLVGMEIPESDQRQTLTRLGFRLEGSMAHVPSWRPDVQGEADLVEEVARIASLTKLQGKPLPRLTDGIPKPVMTPQQRRQQMARRTCASLGYNEVVSYSFIDKASAALFGGGDDATMLANPISSEMSHMRPDLLAGLLQAAARNQARGFMDLALFEAGPAFTGGEPGEQVNQIAGLLVGRTGPKDVHGASRAVDLYDAKADIEAVLAAIGAPAKVQVLREGAAWWHPGRHGRICLGPKKTLGVFGELHPKVLKEMGIKGAAVAFTIYPDEIPLPRKSSATRPALAISDLQAVERDFAFVVDDSVEALTLVNAAAGADKALIEDVRVFDEFIGGSLGEGKKSLAITVRLQPSDQTLKEKDIEAVSEKIIAKVTKATGGTLRG